In a genomic window of Theropithecus gelada isolate Dixy chromosome 15, Tgel_1.0, whole genome shotgun sequence:
- the NSMF gene encoding NMDA receptor synaptonuclear signaling and neuronal migration factor isoform X4 has product MGAAASRRRALRSEAMSSVAAKVRAARAFGEYLSQSHPENRNGADHLLADAYSGHDGSPEMQPAPQNKRRLSLVSNGCYEGSLSEEPGIRKPAGEGPQPRVYTISGEPALLPSPEAEAIELAVVKGRRQRHPHHHSQPLRASPGGSREDVSRPCQSWAGSRQGSKECPGCAQLAPGPTPRAFGLDQPPLPETSGRRKKLERMYSVDRVSDDIPIRTWFPKENLFSFQTATTTMQANFRKHLRMVGSRRVKAQTFAERRERSFSRSWSDPTPMKADTSHDSRDSSDLQSSHCTLDEAFEDLDWDTEKGLEAVACDTEGFVPPKVMLISSKVPKAEYIPTIIRRDDPSIIPILYDHEHATFEDILEEIERKLNVYHKGAKIWKMLIFCQGGPGHLYLLKNKVATFAKVEKEEDMIHFWKRLSRLMSKVNPEPNVIHIMGCYILGNPNGEKLFQNLRTLMTPYRVTFESPLELSAQGKQMIETYFDFRLYRLWKSRQHSKLLDFDDVL; this is encoded by the exons ATGGGCGCCGCCGCCTCCAGGAGGAGGGCGCTGAGGAGCGAGGCCATGTCCTCGGTGGCGGCCAAAGTGCG AGCAGCTCGAGCGTTTGGAGAGTACCTGTCCCAGAGTCACCCTGAGAACCGCAACGGCGCAG ATCACCTGCTGGCTGATGCCTACTCTGGCCACGACGGGTCCCCCGAGATGCAGCCGGCCCCCCAGAACAAGCGCCGCCTGTCCCTCGTCTCCAACGGCTGCTACGAGGGCAGCCTCTCAGAGGAGCCCGGCATTAGGAAGCCCGCAGGCGAGGGCCCCCAGCCTCGAGTGTACACCATCTCTGGGGAGCCTGCCCTGCTGCCCAGCCCCGAGGCGGAGGCCATTGAGCTGGCGGTGGTGAAGGGGCGGCGGCAGCGGCACCctcaccaccacagccagcccctGCGCGCCAGCCCTGGCGGCAGCCGGGAGGATGTCAGCAGGCCCTGCCAGAGCTGGGCGGGCAGCCGCCAGGGCTCTAAGGAATGCCCCGGATGTGCACAGCTGGCTCCTGGCCCCACCCCTCGGGCCTTTGGTCTGGACCAGCCACCTCTGCCTGAGACCTCTGGCCGCCGCAAGAAGCTGGAGAGGATGTACAGTGTTGACCGTGTGTCTG aCGACATCCCCATTCGTACCTGGTTCCCCAAGGAAAATCTTTTCAGCTTCCAGACAGCAACCACAACTATGCAAGC GAACTTCCGCAAACACCTGCGCATGGTCGGCAGCCGGAGGGTGAAGGCCCAGA CGTTCGCTGAGCGGCGCGAGCGGAGCTTCAGCCGGTCCTGGAGCGACCCCACCCCCATGAAAGCCGACACTTCCCACGACTCCCGAGACA GCAGTGACCTGCAGAGCTCCCACTGCACGCTGGACGAGGCCTTCGAGGACCTGGACTGGGACACGGAGAAGGGCCTGGAGGCCGTGGCGTGCGACACCGAGGGCTTCGTGCCACCAAAGGTCATG CTCATTTCCTCCAAGGTGCCGAAGGCTGAGTACATCCCCACCATCATCCGCCGGGACGACCCCTCCATCATCCCCATCCTCTAC GACCATGAGCACGCAACCTTCGAGGACATCCTTG AGGAGATAGAGAGGAAGCTGAACGTCTACCACAAGGGAGCCAAGATCTGGAAGATGCTGATTTTCTGCCAG GGAGGCCCTGGACACCTCTATCTGCTCAAGAACAAGGTGGCCACCTTTGCCAaagtggagaaggaagaggacATGATTCA CTTCTGGAAGCGGCTGAGCCGCCTGATGAGTAAAGTGAACCCAGAGCCGAACGTCATCCACATCATGGGCTGCTACATTCTGGGGAACCCCAATGGGGAGAAG CTGTTCCAGAACCTCAGGACCCTCATGACTCCTTATAGGGTCACCTTCGAGTCACCCCTGGAGCTCTCAGCCCAAG GGAAGCAGATGATCGAGACGTACTTTGACTTCCGGCTGTATCGCCTTTGGAAGAGCCGCCAGCACTCAAAGCTGCTGGACTTTGACGACGTCTTGTGA
- the NSMF gene encoding NMDA receptor synaptonuclear signaling and neuronal migration factor isoform X5 produces the protein MGAAASRRRALRSEAMSSVAAKVRAARAFGEYLSQSHPENRNGADHLLADAYSGHDGSPEMQPAPQNKRRLSLVSNGCYEGSLSEEPGIRKPAGEGPQPRVYTISGEPALLPSPEAEAIELAVVKGRRQRHPHHHSQPLRASPGGSREDVSRPCQSWAGSRQGSKECPGCAQLAPGPTPRAFGLDQPPLPETSGRRKKLERMYSVDRVSDDIPIRTWFPKENLFSFQTATTTMQAISVFRGYAERKRRKRENDSASVIQRNFRKHLRMVGSRRVKAQSSDLQSSHCTLDEAFEDLDWDTEKGLEAVACDTEGFVPPKVMLISSKVPKAEYIPTIIRRDDPSIIPILYDHEHATFEDILEEIERKLNVYHKGAKIWKMLIFCQGGPGHLYLLKNKVATFAKVEKEEDMIHFWKRLSRLMSKVNPEPNVIHIMGCYILGNPNGEKLFQNLRTLMTPYRVTFESPLELSAQGKQMIETYFDFRLYRLWKSRQHSKLLDFDDVL, from the exons ATGGGCGCCGCCGCCTCCAGGAGGAGGGCGCTGAGGAGCGAGGCCATGTCCTCGGTGGCGGCCAAAGTGCG AGCAGCTCGAGCGTTTGGAGAGTACCTGTCCCAGAGTCACCCTGAGAACCGCAACGGCGCAG ATCACCTGCTGGCTGATGCCTACTCTGGCCACGACGGGTCCCCCGAGATGCAGCCGGCCCCCCAGAACAAGCGCCGCCTGTCCCTCGTCTCCAACGGCTGCTACGAGGGCAGCCTCTCAGAGGAGCCCGGCATTAGGAAGCCCGCAGGCGAGGGCCCCCAGCCTCGAGTGTACACCATCTCTGGGGAGCCTGCCCTGCTGCCCAGCCCCGAGGCGGAGGCCATTGAGCTGGCGGTGGTGAAGGGGCGGCGGCAGCGGCACCctcaccaccacagccagcccctGCGCGCCAGCCCTGGCGGCAGCCGGGAGGATGTCAGCAGGCCCTGCCAGAGCTGGGCGGGCAGCCGCCAGGGCTCTAAGGAATGCCCCGGATGTGCACAGCTGGCTCCTGGCCCCACCCCTCGGGCCTTTGGTCTGGACCAGCCACCTCTGCCTGAGACCTCTGGCCGCCGCAAGAAGCTGGAGAGGATGTACAGTGTTGACCGTGTGTCTG aCGACATCCCCATTCGTACCTGGTTCCCCAAGGAAAATCTTTTCAGCTTCCAGACAGCAACCACAACTATGCAAGC CATCTC GGTGTTCAGGGGCTACGCGGAGAGGAAGCGCCGGAAACGGGAGAATGATTCCGCGTCTGTAATCCAGAG GAACTTCCGCAAACACCTGCGCATGGTCGGCAGCCGGAGGGTGAAGGCCCAGA GCAGTGACCTGCAGAGCTCCCACTGCACGCTGGACGAGGCCTTCGAGGACCTGGACTGGGACACGGAGAAGGGCCTGGAGGCCGTGGCGTGCGACACCGAGGGCTTCGTGCCACCAAAGGTCATG CTCATTTCCTCCAAGGTGCCGAAGGCTGAGTACATCCCCACCATCATCCGCCGGGACGACCCCTCCATCATCCCCATCCTCTAC GACCATGAGCACGCAACCTTCGAGGACATCCTTG AGGAGATAGAGAGGAAGCTGAACGTCTACCACAAGGGAGCCAAGATCTGGAAGATGCTGATTTTCTGCCAG GGAGGCCCTGGACACCTCTATCTGCTCAAGAACAAGGTGGCCACCTTTGCCAaagtggagaaggaagaggacATGATTCA CTTCTGGAAGCGGCTGAGCCGCCTGATGAGTAAAGTGAACCCAGAGCCGAACGTCATCCACATCATGGGCTGCTACATTCTGGGGAACCCCAATGGGGAGAAG CTGTTCCAGAACCTCAGGACCCTCATGACTCCTTATAGGGTCACCTTCGAGTCACCCCTGGAGCTCTCAGCCCAAG GGAAGCAGATGATCGAGACGTACTTTGACTTCCGGCTGTATCGCCTTTGGAAGAGCCGCCAGCACTCAAAGCTGCTGGACTTTGACGACGTCTTGTGA
- the NSMF gene encoding NMDA receptor synaptonuclear signaling and neuronal migration factor isoform X3: protein MGAAASRRRALRSEAMSSVAAKVRAARAFGEYLSQSHPENRNGADHLLADAYSGHDGSPEMQPAPQNKRRLSLVSNGCYEGSLSEEPGIRKPAGEGPQPRVYTISGEPALLPSPEAEAIELAVVKGRRQRHPHHHSQPLRASPGGSREDVSRPCQSWAGSRQGSKECPGCAQLAPGPTPRAFGLDQPPLPETSGRRKKLERMYSVDRVSDDIPIRTWFPKENLFSFQTATTTMQAISNFRKHLRMVGSRRVKAQTFAERRERSFSRSWSDPTPMKADTSHDSRDSSDLQSSHCTLDEAFEDLDWDTEKGLEAVACDTEGFVPPKVMLISSKVPKAEYIPTIIRRDDPSIIPILYDHEHATFEDILEEIERKLNVYHKGAKIWKMLIFCQGGPGHLYLLKNKVATFAKVEKEEDMIHFWKRLSRLMSKVNPEPNVIHIMGCYILGNPNGEKLFQNLRTLMTPYRVTFESPLELSAQGKQMIETYFDFRLYRLWKSRQHSKLLDFDDVL from the exons ATGGGCGCCGCCGCCTCCAGGAGGAGGGCGCTGAGGAGCGAGGCCATGTCCTCGGTGGCGGCCAAAGTGCG AGCAGCTCGAGCGTTTGGAGAGTACCTGTCCCAGAGTCACCCTGAGAACCGCAACGGCGCAG ATCACCTGCTGGCTGATGCCTACTCTGGCCACGACGGGTCCCCCGAGATGCAGCCGGCCCCCCAGAACAAGCGCCGCCTGTCCCTCGTCTCCAACGGCTGCTACGAGGGCAGCCTCTCAGAGGAGCCCGGCATTAGGAAGCCCGCAGGCGAGGGCCCCCAGCCTCGAGTGTACACCATCTCTGGGGAGCCTGCCCTGCTGCCCAGCCCCGAGGCGGAGGCCATTGAGCTGGCGGTGGTGAAGGGGCGGCGGCAGCGGCACCctcaccaccacagccagcccctGCGCGCCAGCCCTGGCGGCAGCCGGGAGGATGTCAGCAGGCCCTGCCAGAGCTGGGCGGGCAGCCGCCAGGGCTCTAAGGAATGCCCCGGATGTGCACAGCTGGCTCCTGGCCCCACCCCTCGGGCCTTTGGTCTGGACCAGCCACCTCTGCCTGAGACCTCTGGCCGCCGCAAGAAGCTGGAGAGGATGTACAGTGTTGACCGTGTGTCTG aCGACATCCCCATTCGTACCTGGTTCCCCAAGGAAAATCTTTTCAGCTTCCAGACAGCAACCACAACTATGCAAGC CATCTC GAACTTCCGCAAACACCTGCGCATGGTCGGCAGCCGGAGGGTGAAGGCCCAGA CGTTCGCTGAGCGGCGCGAGCGGAGCTTCAGCCGGTCCTGGAGCGACCCCACCCCCATGAAAGCCGACACTTCCCACGACTCCCGAGACA GCAGTGACCTGCAGAGCTCCCACTGCACGCTGGACGAGGCCTTCGAGGACCTGGACTGGGACACGGAGAAGGGCCTGGAGGCCGTGGCGTGCGACACCGAGGGCTTCGTGCCACCAAAGGTCATG CTCATTTCCTCCAAGGTGCCGAAGGCTGAGTACATCCCCACCATCATCCGCCGGGACGACCCCTCCATCATCCCCATCCTCTAC GACCATGAGCACGCAACCTTCGAGGACATCCTTG AGGAGATAGAGAGGAAGCTGAACGTCTACCACAAGGGAGCCAAGATCTGGAAGATGCTGATTTTCTGCCAG GGAGGCCCTGGACACCTCTATCTGCTCAAGAACAAGGTGGCCACCTTTGCCAaagtggagaaggaagaggacATGATTCA CTTCTGGAAGCGGCTGAGCCGCCTGATGAGTAAAGTGAACCCAGAGCCGAACGTCATCCACATCATGGGCTGCTACATTCTGGGGAACCCCAATGGGGAGAAG CTGTTCCAGAACCTCAGGACCCTCATGACTCCTTATAGGGTCACCTTCGAGTCACCCCTGGAGCTCTCAGCCCAAG GGAAGCAGATGATCGAGACGTACTTTGACTTCCGGCTGTATCGCCTTTGGAAGAGCCGCCAGCACTCAAAGCTGCTGGACTTTGACGACGTCTTGTGA
- the NSMF gene encoding NMDA receptor synaptonuclear signaling and neuronal migration factor isoform X2, with protein MGAAASRRRALRSEAMSSVAAKVRAARAFGEYLSQSHPENRNGADHLLADAYSGHDGSPEMQPAPQNKRRLSLVSNGCYEGSLSEEPGIRKPAGEGPQPRVYTISGEPALLPSPEAEAIELAVVKGRRQRHPHHHSQPLRASPGGSREDVSRPCQSWAGSRQGSKECPGCAQLAPGPTPRAFGLDQPPLPETSGRRKKLERMYSVDRVSDDIPIRTWFPKENLFSFQTATTTMQAVFRGYAERKRRKRENDSASVIQRNFRKHLRMVGSRRVKAQTFAERRERSFSRSWSDPTPMKADTSHDSRDSSDLQSSHCTLDEAFEDLDWDTEKGLEAVACDTEGFVPPKVMLISSKVPKAEYIPTIIRRDDPSIIPILYDHEHATFEDILEEIERKLNVYHKGAKIWKMLIFCQGGPGHLYLLKNKVATFAKVEKEEDMIHFWKRLSRLMSKVNPEPNVIHIMGCYILGNPNGEKLFQNLRTLMTPYRVTFESPLELSAQGKQMIETYFDFRLYRLWKSRQHSKLLDFDDVL; from the exons ATGGGCGCCGCCGCCTCCAGGAGGAGGGCGCTGAGGAGCGAGGCCATGTCCTCGGTGGCGGCCAAAGTGCG AGCAGCTCGAGCGTTTGGAGAGTACCTGTCCCAGAGTCACCCTGAGAACCGCAACGGCGCAG ATCACCTGCTGGCTGATGCCTACTCTGGCCACGACGGGTCCCCCGAGATGCAGCCGGCCCCCCAGAACAAGCGCCGCCTGTCCCTCGTCTCCAACGGCTGCTACGAGGGCAGCCTCTCAGAGGAGCCCGGCATTAGGAAGCCCGCAGGCGAGGGCCCCCAGCCTCGAGTGTACACCATCTCTGGGGAGCCTGCCCTGCTGCCCAGCCCCGAGGCGGAGGCCATTGAGCTGGCGGTGGTGAAGGGGCGGCGGCAGCGGCACCctcaccaccacagccagcccctGCGCGCCAGCCCTGGCGGCAGCCGGGAGGATGTCAGCAGGCCCTGCCAGAGCTGGGCGGGCAGCCGCCAGGGCTCTAAGGAATGCCCCGGATGTGCACAGCTGGCTCCTGGCCCCACCCCTCGGGCCTTTGGTCTGGACCAGCCACCTCTGCCTGAGACCTCTGGCCGCCGCAAGAAGCTGGAGAGGATGTACAGTGTTGACCGTGTGTCTG aCGACATCCCCATTCGTACCTGGTTCCCCAAGGAAAATCTTTTCAGCTTCCAGACAGCAACCACAACTATGCAAGC GGTGTTCAGGGGCTACGCGGAGAGGAAGCGCCGGAAACGGGAGAATGATTCCGCGTCTGTAATCCAGAG GAACTTCCGCAAACACCTGCGCATGGTCGGCAGCCGGAGGGTGAAGGCCCAGA CGTTCGCTGAGCGGCGCGAGCGGAGCTTCAGCCGGTCCTGGAGCGACCCCACCCCCATGAAAGCCGACACTTCCCACGACTCCCGAGACA GCAGTGACCTGCAGAGCTCCCACTGCACGCTGGACGAGGCCTTCGAGGACCTGGACTGGGACACGGAGAAGGGCCTGGAGGCCGTGGCGTGCGACACCGAGGGCTTCGTGCCACCAAAGGTCATG CTCATTTCCTCCAAGGTGCCGAAGGCTGAGTACATCCCCACCATCATCCGCCGGGACGACCCCTCCATCATCCCCATCCTCTAC GACCATGAGCACGCAACCTTCGAGGACATCCTTG AGGAGATAGAGAGGAAGCTGAACGTCTACCACAAGGGAGCCAAGATCTGGAAGATGCTGATTTTCTGCCAG GGAGGCCCTGGACACCTCTATCTGCTCAAGAACAAGGTGGCCACCTTTGCCAaagtggagaaggaagaggacATGATTCA CTTCTGGAAGCGGCTGAGCCGCCTGATGAGTAAAGTGAACCCAGAGCCGAACGTCATCCACATCATGGGCTGCTACATTCTGGGGAACCCCAATGGGGAGAAG CTGTTCCAGAACCTCAGGACCCTCATGACTCCTTATAGGGTCACCTTCGAGTCACCCCTGGAGCTCTCAGCCCAAG GGAAGCAGATGATCGAGACGTACTTTGACTTCCGGCTGTATCGCCTTTGGAAGAGCCGCCAGCACTCAAAGCTGCTGGACTTTGACGACGTCTTGTGA
- the NSMF gene encoding NMDA receptor synaptonuclear signaling and neuronal migration factor isoform X7, with translation MGAAASRRRALRSEAMSSVAAKVRAARAFGEYLSQSHPENRNGADHLLADAYSGHDGSPEMQPAPQNKRRLSLVSNGCYEGSLSEEPGIRKPAGEGPQPRVYTISGEPALLPSPEAEAIELAVVKGRRQRHPHHHSQPLRASPGGSREDVSRPCQSWAGSRQGSKECPGCAQLAPGPTPRAFGLDQPPLPETSGRRKKLERMYSVDRVSDDIPIRTWFPKENLFSFQTATTTMQANFRKHLRMVGSRRVKAQSSDLQSSHCTLDEAFEDLDWDTEKGLEAVACDTEGFVPPKVMLISSKVPKAEYIPTIIRRDDPSIIPILYDHEHATFEDILEEIERKLNVYHKGAKIWKMLIFCQGGPGHLYLLKNKVATFAKVEKEEDMIHFWKRLSRLMSKVNPEPNVIHIMGCYILGNPNGEKLFQNLRTLMTPYRVTFESPLELSAQGKQMIETYFDFRLYRLWKSRQHSKLLDFDDVL, from the exons ATGGGCGCCGCCGCCTCCAGGAGGAGGGCGCTGAGGAGCGAGGCCATGTCCTCGGTGGCGGCCAAAGTGCG AGCAGCTCGAGCGTTTGGAGAGTACCTGTCCCAGAGTCACCCTGAGAACCGCAACGGCGCAG ATCACCTGCTGGCTGATGCCTACTCTGGCCACGACGGGTCCCCCGAGATGCAGCCGGCCCCCCAGAACAAGCGCCGCCTGTCCCTCGTCTCCAACGGCTGCTACGAGGGCAGCCTCTCAGAGGAGCCCGGCATTAGGAAGCCCGCAGGCGAGGGCCCCCAGCCTCGAGTGTACACCATCTCTGGGGAGCCTGCCCTGCTGCCCAGCCCCGAGGCGGAGGCCATTGAGCTGGCGGTGGTGAAGGGGCGGCGGCAGCGGCACCctcaccaccacagccagcccctGCGCGCCAGCCCTGGCGGCAGCCGGGAGGATGTCAGCAGGCCCTGCCAGAGCTGGGCGGGCAGCCGCCAGGGCTCTAAGGAATGCCCCGGATGTGCACAGCTGGCTCCTGGCCCCACCCCTCGGGCCTTTGGTCTGGACCAGCCACCTCTGCCTGAGACCTCTGGCCGCCGCAAGAAGCTGGAGAGGATGTACAGTGTTGACCGTGTGTCTG aCGACATCCCCATTCGTACCTGGTTCCCCAAGGAAAATCTTTTCAGCTTCCAGACAGCAACCACAACTATGCAAGC GAACTTCCGCAAACACCTGCGCATGGTCGGCAGCCGGAGGGTGAAGGCCCAGA GCAGTGACCTGCAGAGCTCCCACTGCACGCTGGACGAGGCCTTCGAGGACCTGGACTGGGACACGGAGAAGGGCCTGGAGGCCGTGGCGTGCGACACCGAGGGCTTCGTGCCACCAAAGGTCATG CTCATTTCCTCCAAGGTGCCGAAGGCTGAGTACATCCCCACCATCATCCGCCGGGACGACCCCTCCATCATCCCCATCCTCTAC GACCATGAGCACGCAACCTTCGAGGACATCCTTG AGGAGATAGAGAGGAAGCTGAACGTCTACCACAAGGGAGCCAAGATCTGGAAGATGCTGATTTTCTGCCAG GGAGGCCCTGGACACCTCTATCTGCTCAAGAACAAGGTGGCCACCTTTGCCAaagtggagaaggaagaggacATGATTCA CTTCTGGAAGCGGCTGAGCCGCCTGATGAGTAAAGTGAACCCAGAGCCGAACGTCATCCACATCATGGGCTGCTACATTCTGGGGAACCCCAATGGGGAGAAG CTGTTCCAGAACCTCAGGACCCTCATGACTCCTTATAGGGTCACCTTCGAGTCACCCCTGGAGCTCTCAGCCCAAG GGAAGCAGATGATCGAGACGTACTTTGACTTCCGGCTGTATCGCCTTTGGAAGAGCCGCCAGCACTCAAAGCTGCTGGACTTTGACGACGTCTTGTGA
- the NSMF gene encoding NMDA receptor synaptonuclear signaling and neuronal migration factor isoform X1, whose translation MGAAASRRRALRSEAMSSVAAKVRAARAFGEYLSQSHPENRNGADHLLADAYSGHDGSPEMQPAPQNKRRLSLVSNGCYEGSLSEEPGIRKPAGEGPQPRVYTISGEPALLPSPEAEAIELAVVKGRRQRHPHHHSQPLRASPGGSREDVSRPCQSWAGSRQGSKECPGCAQLAPGPTPRAFGLDQPPLPETSGRRKKLERMYSVDRVSDDIPIRTWFPKENLFSFQTATTTMQAISVFRGYAERKRRKRENDSASVIQRNFRKHLRMVGSRRVKAQTFAERRERSFSRSWSDPTPMKADTSHDSRDSSDLQSSHCTLDEAFEDLDWDTEKGLEAVACDTEGFVPPKVMLISSKVPKAEYIPTIIRRDDPSIIPILYDHEHATFEDILEEIERKLNVYHKGAKIWKMLIFCQGGPGHLYLLKNKVATFAKVEKEEDMIHFWKRLSRLMSKVNPEPNVIHIMGCYILGNPNGEKLFQNLRTLMTPYRVTFESPLELSAQGKQMIETYFDFRLYRLWKSRQHSKLLDFDDVL comes from the exons ATGGGCGCCGCCGCCTCCAGGAGGAGGGCGCTGAGGAGCGAGGCCATGTCCTCGGTGGCGGCCAAAGTGCG AGCAGCTCGAGCGTTTGGAGAGTACCTGTCCCAGAGTCACCCTGAGAACCGCAACGGCGCAG ATCACCTGCTGGCTGATGCCTACTCTGGCCACGACGGGTCCCCCGAGATGCAGCCGGCCCCCCAGAACAAGCGCCGCCTGTCCCTCGTCTCCAACGGCTGCTACGAGGGCAGCCTCTCAGAGGAGCCCGGCATTAGGAAGCCCGCAGGCGAGGGCCCCCAGCCTCGAGTGTACACCATCTCTGGGGAGCCTGCCCTGCTGCCCAGCCCCGAGGCGGAGGCCATTGAGCTGGCGGTGGTGAAGGGGCGGCGGCAGCGGCACCctcaccaccacagccagcccctGCGCGCCAGCCCTGGCGGCAGCCGGGAGGATGTCAGCAGGCCCTGCCAGAGCTGGGCGGGCAGCCGCCAGGGCTCTAAGGAATGCCCCGGATGTGCACAGCTGGCTCCTGGCCCCACCCCTCGGGCCTTTGGTCTGGACCAGCCACCTCTGCCTGAGACCTCTGGCCGCCGCAAGAAGCTGGAGAGGATGTACAGTGTTGACCGTGTGTCTG aCGACATCCCCATTCGTACCTGGTTCCCCAAGGAAAATCTTTTCAGCTTCCAGACAGCAACCACAACTATGCAAGC CATCTC GGTGTTCAGGGGCTACGCGGAGAGGAAGCGCCGGAAACGGGAGAATGATTCCGCGTCTGTAATCCAGAG GAACTTCCGCAAACACCTGCGCATGGTCGGCAGCCGGAGGGTGAAGGCCCAGA CGTTCGCTGAGCGGCGCGAGCGGAGCTTCAGCCGGTCCTGGAGCGACCCCACCCCCATGAAAGCCGACACTTCCCACGACTCCCGAGACA GCAGTGACCTGCAGAGCTCCCACTGCACGCTGGACGAGGCCTTCGAGGACCTGGACTGGGACACGGAGAAGGGCCTGGAGGCCGTGGCGTGCGACACCGAGGGCTTCGTGCCACCAAAGGTCATG CTCATTTCCTCCAAGGTGCCGAAGGCTGAGTACATCCCCACCATCATCCGCCGGGACGACCCCTCCATCATCCCCATCCTCTAC GACCATGAGCACGCAACCTTCGAGGACATCCTTG AGGAGATAGAGAGGAAGCTGAACGTCTACCACAAGGGAGCCAAGATCTGGAAGATGCTGATTTTCTGCCAG GGAGGCCCTGGACACCTCTATCTGCTCAAGAACAAGGTGGCCACCTTTGCCAaagtggagaaggaagaggacATGATTCA CTTCTGGAAGCGGCTGAGCCGCCTGATGAGTAAAGTGAACCCAGAGCCGAACGTCATCCACATCATGGGCTGCTACATTCTGGGGAACCCCAATGGGGAGAAG CTGTTCCAGAACCTCAGGACCCTCATGACTCCTTATAGGGTCACCTTCGAGTCACCCCTGGAGCTCTCAGCCCAAG GGAAGCAGATGATCGAGACGTACTTTGACTTCCGGCTGTATCGCCTTTGGAAGAGCCGCCAGCACTCAAAGCTGCTGGACTTTGACGACGTCTTGTGA